The Mustela lutreola isolate mMusLut2 chromosome 3, mMusLut2.pri, whole genome shotgun sequence genome includes a region encoding these proteins:
- the LOC131827742 gene encoding general transcription factor 3C polypeptide 6-like, which produces MNVLWNHGHDREWIQENGEEEIGKLLLVELSGIIDSVFLSKCENKCKIWGIDTESPIIQMGSCVLAGEYEDTLGTCVTFETNVEHGDAEGSNTIMLKYKRRTMKKFSMTSTLLTEKKEGEESLGGTKWPQIKDDDFCCRPNMICSFLHENEDDDVVALASDKSLVLEEQEIQRKDNSNLSYEHRKSLNLEEKNSGPLTDIPSFEMEGYYFFYGNSRYCLENHS; this is translated from the coding sequence ATGAATGTGTTGTGGAATCATGGCCATGACAGAGAGTGGATCCAGGAGAATGGGGAAGAGGAAATAGGGAAGTTGTTGCTGGTGGAATTGTCCGGAATTATTGATTCAGTCTTTCTatcaaaatgtgaaaataaatgcaaGATTTGGGGAATTGACACAGAGAGTCCCATTATACAAATGGGCAGCTGTGTCCTTGCTGGAGAGTATGAAGACACTCTTGGAACCTGTGTtacatttgaaacaaatgttgaACATGGTGATGCAGAAGGCAGTAATACAATAATGCTAAAATATAAACGTCGTACAATGAAGAAGTTCAGCATGACAAGCACTCTTttgacagaaaagaaggaaggagaagaaagcctAGGTGGTACGAAATGGCCACAAATCAAGGACGATGATTTCTGCTGTAGACCCAACATGATTTGTAGCTTTCTGCATGAAAATGAAGATGACGACGTTGTAGCTCTAGCCTCAGATAAATCTTTGGTGTTGGAAGAGCAAGAGATTCAAAGGAAAGATAATTCAAACCTGAGTTATGAACACAGGAAATCACTGAACTTGGAAGAAAAGAATTCTGGCCCTCTTACTGATATCCCTTCTTTTGAGATggaaggttattattttttttatggaaACTCAAGATACTGCCTTGAAAATCACTCTTAG